One Alkaliphilus sp. B6464 genomic window carries:
- a CDS encoding 50S ribosomal protein L25, producing MATPVLNIELRNVKGKNKVLKTRRSGNVPGVVYSRGEKTKEISLNEREMEKILSRYGQSMKIALDLEGKRSFAIIKEIQRGNINNEILHMDFQTLDENEKIKIQMPIQIINREEVESSVRFIQMNINEVEIQTYPKYLPDKVELDAIKLNEKDVLTIEDLDIAKNEHIEILEDREKVVASFAHISSRAEVDKEEV from the coding sequence ATGGCTACACCGGTATTAAATATTGAATTGAGGAATGTTAAAGGAAAAAACAAAGTACTTAAGACAAGAAGAAGTGGAAATGTACCAGGAGTAGTTTACAGCAGAGGAGAAAAGACAAAAGAGATATCATTAAACGAAAGAGAAATGGAAAAAATATTATCAAGATATGGTCAAAGTATGAAAATAGCTTTGGATCTTGAAGGAAAGAGATCCTTTGCAATTATTAAAGAAATACAAAGAGGTAATATTAATAATGAAATATTGCATATGGACTTCCAAACATTAGATGAAAATGAAAAGATTAAAATTCAAATGCCAATTCAAATTATTAATAGAGAAGAGGTAGAATCTTCGGTTCGATTTATACAGATGAATATTAATGAGGTAGAAATTCAAACCTATCCTAAGTATTTACCAGACAAAGTTGAACTAGATGCTATTAAACTAAATGAAAAGGATGTTCTAACAATAGAAGATTTAGATATTGCTAAAAATGAACATATTGAGATATTAGAAGATAGAGAAAAGGTAGTAGCTTCTTTTGCTCATATATCAAGTAGAGCTGAAGTAGATAAAGAAGAAGTATAA
- the rpsR gene encoding 30S ribosomal protein S18, translating to MVNNKRRRKTRKKICVFCADKTKNIDYKDVHKLKKYVTERGKILPRRISGNCAIHQRELTQAIKRSRHIALLPYTMD from the coding sequence ATGGTAAACAATAAAAGAAGACGTAAAACAAGAAAAAAAATCTGTGTTTTCTGTGCTGATAAAACAAAAAATATTGATTATAAAGATGTGCATAAACTAAAAAAATACGTAACTGAAAGAGGTAAGATTTTACCAAGAAGAATTTCAGGAAATTGTGCAATTCATCAAAGAGAGTTAACACAAGCAATCAAAAGATCAAGACACATTGCCTTATTACCATATACAATGGATTAA
- a CDS encoding single-stranded DNA-binding protein yields the protein MNRVILIGRLARDPELRFTASGKAVATFSIAVNRPFSKEKEADFFNIVVWGKTAENCANYLAKGRLVGLEGRLQSRSYETQTGEKRYVTEVIADQVEFLEWGNKEGQGQSPSKRNDDFGSVDIDINEFQAMDDDEDIPF from the coding sequence ATGAATAGAGTAATTTTAATCGGACGTCTTGCTAGAGACCCAGAGTTACGTTTTACTGCAAGCGGAAAAGCCGTAGCCACCTTTAGTATAGCAGTAAATAGGCCATTTTCTAAAGAAAAGGAAGCAGATTTTTTCAACATAGTAGTATGGGGAAAAACTGCTGAAAACTGTGCTAACTATCTTGCAAAAGGTAGATTGGTAGGATTAGAAGGAAGACTTCAAAGCAGATCCTATGAAACTCAAACTGGCGAAAAACGGTATGTTACAGAGGTTATAGCTGATCAGGTAGAGTTTTTAGAGTGGGGTAATAAAGAAGGACAAGGACAATCCCCATCTAAAAGAAATGATGATTTTGGGTCTGTAGATATAGATATTAACGAATTCCAGGCAATGGATGATGACGAAGACATCCCATTCTAG
- a CDS encoding 50S ribosomal protein L25, which translates to MKYAFSSEVRKDLGKNASHRLRERGYVPAVIYGSNMNTLPLEINSKEVEDFTRNYGSGGLVGLNVGGVNYTVFVKEIQKDPVTGKIIHVDFQQASQNERINVSVPIILRGKSSVERGGSIIQQQLRDIEVECSARDIPKALEFDISQFKPGDILKVADMEFGQEISIIQDPQSIIASIAFAKDSIEESEE; encoded by the coding sequence ATGAAATATGCTTTTAGTAGCGAAGTCAGAAAAGATCTAGGTAAAAATGCAAGTCATCGTTTAAGAGAAAGAGGATATGTACCCGCTGTCATTTATGGAAGTAATATGAATACATTGCCTTTAGAAATTAACTCTAAGGAAGTAGAGGATTTTACTAGAAATTATGGTAGTGGAGGACTAGTAGGATTAAATGTTGGAGGAGTTAATTACACAGTTTTCGTTAAAGAAATTCAGAAGGATCCTGTTACAGGTAAAATAATTCATGTTGATTTTCAACAAGCTTCCCAGAATGAGAGAATAAATGTATCGGTTCCTATAATATTAAGGGGTAAATCCTCAGTTGAAAGAGGCGGTTCAATAATCCAACAACAATTAAGAGATATAGAGGTGGAGTGCTCCGCTAGAGACATTCCTAAAGCTTTAGAGTTTGATATCTCTCAATTTAAGCCTGGAGACATATTAAAGGTTGCAGATATGGAATTTGGACAGGAAATTAGTATTATTCAAGACCCTCAATCTATTATTGCATCAATTGCCTTTGCTAAAGATAGTATAGAAGAAAGCGAAGAGTAA
- a CDS encoding metal-sensitive transcriptional regulator: protein MENCCGVDKETKKPTENSIKAQKSVLDRLNRIEGQIRGIKNMIENNTYCDDVINQIEASRSALHSVQIILLESHIKNCVVDQLQYGDTDVIEEVLKTIKKLTK from the coding sequence ATGGAAAATTGTTGTGGCGTAGATAAAGAAACAAAGAAACCAACAGAAAATTCGATTAAAGCCCAAAAATCTGTTTTAGATAGACTCAATAGAATAGAAGGACAGATTAGAGGCATCAAAAATATGATTGAAAATAACACTTATTGTGATGATGTTATTAATCAAATAGAAGCTTCTAGATCTGCTCTCCATTCTGTACAAATTATTTTATTAGAGAGTCATATAAAGAATTGCGTAGTTGATCAGCTTCAATATGGAGATACTGACGTAATAGAAGAGGTTTTAAAAACCATTAAGAAGTTAACAAAATAA
- the rpsF gene encoding 30S ribosomal protein S6 has protein sequence MNKYELVYILKSNVEDEKRTQLLDKFRGIIEADGAIENVDEWGNRKLAYEINKVNEGYYTLVNFNAGADVPKELDRNLKIADEVIRHMIIKIEE, from the coding sequence ATGAACAAGTATGAATTAGTATACATTCTAAAGTCAAACGTTGAAGACGAAAAAAGAACTCAACTATTAGACAAATTTAGAGGTATCATCGAAGCTGATGGAGCAATCGAAAATGTTGATGAGTGGGGTAACAGAAAGTTAGCTTATGAAATCAACAAGGTAAACGAAGGATACTACACTTTAGTAAACTTCAATGCTGGAGCTGATGTACCAAAAGAATTAGACAGAAACTTAAAAATTGCTGATGAAGTAATTAGACATATGATTATTAAAATAGAAGAATAA
- a CDS encoding sulfite exporter TauE/SafE family protein, with the protein MITAVLGVLAALTICFAIVFINDIVKHKNNLESNSWLKVSVIGFITNFFDTLGIGSFAPTTALLKAFKQTKDRVIPGTLNVACTIPVVAEAFIFMTVIKVEPITLIGMLAAAALGAWVGAGIVSKLPEKIIQFTMGVALFITAFLMFASKVGWMPGGGDAIGLEGGKLIFAIAANFVLGALMTAGIGLYAPCMALVYFLGMSPNIAFPIMMGSCAFLMPVASVKFVKEGAYDRKASLGITIGGAIGVFIAAYIVKSLPLNILGWLVIGVILYTSITMLKSASKEHSKSGVAIE; encoded by the coding sequence ATGATAACTGCGGTTTTAGGTGTTTTAGCAGCTTTAACAATTTGTTTTGCTATAGTTTTTATAAATGATATAGTTAAGCATAAAAATAATTTAGAATCAAACTCATGGTTAAAGGTAAGTGTAATTGGGTTTATTACAAACTTTTTCGATACCTTAGGAATTGGTTCTTTTGCACCTACCACAGCTTTATTGAAGGCCTTTAAGCAAACAAAAGATAGGGTAATTCCTGGTACTTTAAATGTTGCTTGTACTATACCGGTTGTAGCAGAGGCTTTTATTTTTATGACAGTAATAAAGGTGGAACCAATTACACTAATAGGCATGCTTGCAGCAGCAGCTCTAGGTGCTTGGGTAGGGGCAGGTATAGTTTCAAAACTACCAGAGAAAATAATTCAGTTTACAATGGGTGTAGCTTTATTTATAACAGCATTTTTAATGTTTGCATCTAAGGTAGGATGGATGCCTGGAGGTGGAGATGCAATTGGATTAGAAGGTGGTAAATTAATATTTGCTATAGCAGCTAACTTTGTATTAGGGGCCTTAATGACAGCGGGGATTGGTCTTTATGCACCTTGTATGGCTTTAGTGTACTTTTTAGGTATGTCGCCGAATATTGCCTTTCCAATTATGATGGGATCCTGTGCGTTTCTTATGCCAGTAGCTTCTGTAAAGTTTGTTAAGGAAGGAGCATACGACAGAAAGGCATCCTTAGGTATAACAATAGGTGGAGCTATTGGAGTATTTATTGCGGCATATATTGTAAAGTCATTACCACTTAATATATTAGGTTGGTTAGTTATTGGTGTTATTTTATATACTTCAATTACAATGTTAAAATCAGCTAGCAAAGAACATAGTAAATCAGGTGTTGCCATTGAATAA
- a CDS encoding heavy metal translocating P-type ATPase, with translation MKTTTKTVSVKGMTCASCSSAVERNISKANGVSKATVNLATEKLTVEYDTEKISMEDMADRIDKLGYKLVEDTDVREITIPIKGMTCASCSAAVERALKKQNGVIEASVNLATEKAKVKYDNDIIKISKIKQAIEKAGYKPLDVEVEMSSDKDKEAKEKEIKTLWKKFIIAVIFTTPLFYISMGHMMGAPLPQILDPHYNPLNFAVTQMLLTIPVMLAGYRFYTIGFKTLFKGSPNMDSLIAIGTSAAFVYGIYAIMEIAGGNHDMAMELYFETAGVIITLIMLGKYLESVSKGKTSEAIKQLMGLQPKVATIIQDGKEVKISIEEVEVGHIIIVKPGEKIPVDGIVKEGYTSIDESMLTGESIPVEKNKGDKVTGGSINKNGSITFEATKVGKDTALAQIIRLVEDAQGSKAPIAKMADIVSGYFVPIVIGIAIVAGIVWYVTGNSLNFALTIFISVLVIACPCALGLATPTAIMVGTGKGAEHGVLIKGGEALETTHKIKTVVFDKTGTITEGKPKVTDIVVQSGITEEELLLLAASAEKGSEHPLGEAIVKAGEEKNSELKKVDKFIAIPGHGIEVTIEDKNMLLGNKKLMDDRKIAITLQNESDKLATEGKTPMYISINGELAGIIAVADVVKESSKAAIAALHKLGIEVAMITGDNRRTAEAIAKQVGIDIVLAEVLPEDKANEVKKLQATGKKVAMVGDGVNDAPALAQADIGMAIGSGTDVAMESADIVLMRSDLMDVVTAIQLSKKTITNIKQNLFWAFGYNTAGIPIAAGLLYALGGPLLNPMFAASAMALSSVSVVTNALRLRRFKPSHR, from the coding sequence ATGAAAACTACTACTAAAACAGTAAGTGTTAAGGGTATGACCTGTGCTTCCTGTTCATCTGCAGTTGAGAGAAATATTTCTAAGGCTAATGGAGTTTCAAAAGCAACTGTAAACCTGGCTACAGAAAAACTTACTGTAGAATATGATACAGAAAAAATAAGCATGGAAGATATGGCAGATAGAATAGATAAACTAGGATATAAACTAGTAGAAGATACAGATGTAAGAGAAATAACTATTCCTATTAAAGGGATGACCTGTGCTTCTTGTAGTGCTGCTGTAGAAAGGGCATTAAAAAAGCAAAATGGAGTAATAGAAGCTAGCGTTAATCTTGCTACGGAAAAGGCTAAAGTAAAATATGATAATGATATAATAAAAATATCTAAAATCAAGCAAGCTATTGAAAAAGCAGGATATAAACCATTAGATGTAGAAGTTGAAATGAGTAGTGATAAAGATAAAGAAGCAAAGGAAAAGGAAATAAAAACCCTTTGGAAAAAATTTATTATTGCAGTTATATTTACTACACCACTTTTTTATATTTCTATGGGACATATGATGGGAGCACCTTTACCTCAGATCTTAGATCCCCACTACAATCCGTTAAACTTTGCTGTAACTCAGATGCTTTTAACTATACCTGTTATGTTAGCTGGCTATAGGTTTTATACTATAGGCTTTAAAACATTGTTTAAAGGCAGTCCTAATATGGATTCTTTAATAGCTATAGGTACTAGTGCTGCTTTTGTTTATGGTATTTACGCTATTATGGAAATAGCTGGTGGAAACCATGATATGGCTATGGAACTATATTTTGAAACAGCAGGTGTTATTATTACTTTAATAATGCTAGGTAAGTATTTAGAATCTGTGTCTAAGGGAAAAACATCAGAGGCTATTAAACAACTAATGGGACTACAGCCTAAAGTAGCAACAATTATTCAGGATGGAAAAGAAGTTAAAATTTCTATAGAAGAAGTAGAAGTAGGACATATCATAATTGTAAAACCTGGCGAAAAAATACCAGTAGATGGTATAGTAAAGGAAGGATATACTTCTATTGATGAGTCTATGCTAACTGGTGAAAGTATCCCAGTAGAGAAAAATAAAGGAGATAAGGTGACTGGTGGAAGCATTAATAAAAATGGATCTATTACCTTTGAGGCAACAAAAGTTGGAAAGGATACTGCATTAGCACAAATAATTAGATTAGTAGAAGATGCACAAGGTTCTAAAGCTCCTATCGCTAAAATGGCTGATATTGTTTCAGGATACTTTGTACCTATAGTTATTGGCATCGCTATTGTTGCTGGGATAGTATGGTATGTAACAGGAAATTCACTAAACTTCGCTCTAACCATATTTATTTCTGTATTAGTTATTGCTTGTCCTTGTGCCTTAGGTCTAGCTACACCTACAGCTATTATGGTAGGTACAGGTAAAGGTGCAGAACATGGGGTACTAATTAAAGGTGGAGAGGCACTTGAAACTACACACAAAATTAAAACTGTTGTTTTTGATAAAACAGGTACTATTACAGAAGGTAAACCAAAGGTTACCGATATAGTTGTTCAAAGCGGAATAACAGAAGAAGAACTTCTACTTCTTGCAGCATCTGCAGAAAAAGGCTCAGAGCATCCACTGGGAGAAGCTATTGTTAAAGCTGGGGAAGAAAAAAACTCAGAGCTGAAAAAGGTAGATAAGTTTATTGCTATTCCAGGACATGGTATAGAAGTTACAATTGAAGATAAAAACATGCTACTTGGTAATAAAAAGTTAATGGATGATAGAAAGATTGCAATTACTCTCCAAAACGAGTCAGATAAATTAGCCACTGAAGGTAAAACACCAATGTATATTTCTATAAATGGAGAATTAGCAGGTATTATTGCTGTTGCAGACGTTGTAAAAGAAAGCAGTAAAGCTGCTATAGCTGCTCTTCATAAACTGGGGATTGAAGTAGCTATGATAACTGGAGACAATAGGAGAACTGCTGAGGCTATAGCAAAACAGGTAGGAATTGATATAGTATTGGCAGAAGTATTGCCTGAAGATAAGGCTAATGAAGTTAAAAAGCTACAGGCTACAGGCAAGAAAGTTGCAATGGTTGGGGATGGTGTTAATGATGCACCAGCACTGGCTCAAGCTGACATAGGAATGGCTATAGGATCTGGTACAGATGTTGCTATGGAGTCTGCTGATATTGTACTAATGAGAAGTGACCTAATGGACGTTGTAACAGCTATTCAATTAAGCAAGAAGACTATTACAAATATTAAACAAAACCTATTCTGGGCCTTCGGTTACAACACTGCTGGTATACCAATTGCAGCAGGTCTATTATATGCATTAGGTGGACCGCTTTTAAACCCTATGTTTGCAGCAAGTGCTATGGCTTTAAGCTCTGTTTCAGTAGTTACAAACGCTTTAAGATTAAGAAGATTTAAACCATCTCACCGTTAA
- a CDS encoding heavy-metal-associated domain-containing protein gives MKKKIMIEGMTCGHCSGRVEKALKAQEAVKEVTVDLAGKNAIVELSANISDEAIKEIIEDAGYDVIDIKNL, from the coding sequence ATGAAAAAGAAAATTATGATTGAAGGTATGACTTGTGGACATTGTTCAGGAAGGGTAGAAAAAGCATTAAAAGCACAAGAAGCCGTAAAGGAAGTAACTGTTGACTTAGCAGGTAAAAATGCTATAGTGGAACTTTCAGCAAATATTTCTGATGAAGCTATTAAAGAAATAATAGAAGATGCAGGATATGATGTAATAGATATTAAAAACTTATAG
- a CDS encoding methyl-accepting chemotaxis protein, with translation MVWGKNRQLEKMNAKVIEISQGDLTSRLEVGGNKQVRELARSINELLFGFRNFIGKVYSSNEKTLNFTKELEHSARYISDSSEEVAAAVMDIASEAASQSQAIFQAQEYTEKMEKDILNILEQSKKTQDISKEMVSVVKDSTEVFEKAVDLLNINTNWSISLSSKIKDLKQEAEKVQQITYVVTNISDNTNLLALNASIEAARAGESGRGFAIVADEVKKLAEQSSQSAGEIEIIINSIMEKVNNITEEIENEVGRSKENITTINQSKNQLGHILQSTENTYNAVESIYNLAEEEVKIIQIFNEAIEKITLAAERSTSFAQEAAASVQEETASAQMMFESIKKLGLMTSDIQTIINGFVKEFIMDGRMKSLVNNGIEVLKDTSQNKKLHDMNEFVSCEILLIEMKKHNFFELLAVMNNTGDSKAIILRDSNHSDEEIKGNYAHRPYFQEAIKGETFISEPYISLSSNTYCVTIAVPVINEQGNIVGIIMGDLSLE, from the coding sequence ATGGTTTGGGGGAAAAACAGGCAACTTGAAAAGATGAATGCCAAGGTCATTGAAATTTCACAAGGAGATTTAACCTCAAGGCTAGAGGTTGGAGGGAATAAACAAGTTAGAGAGTTAGCACGATCTATAAATGAACTTTTATTTGGATTTAGGAATTTCATTGGTAAGGTGTATAGTTCTAACGAAAAAACACTAAACTTTACTAAAGAATTAGAACATAGTGCAAGGTATATATCTGATTCTTCAGAGGAAGTAGCGGCGGCTGTAATGGATATTGCATCAGAAGCAGCATCTCAGAGCCAAGCGATTTTTCAAGCACAAGAATATACAGAGAAAATGGAAAAAGATATATTAAATATTTTAGAACAATCTAAAAAAACACAAGATATATCAAAGGAAATGGTTTCAGTAGTTAAAGATAGCACAGAGGTATTTGAAAAGGCAGTTGATCTACTTAATATAAATACTAATTGGAGCATTAGCCTTTCTAGTAAGATTAAGGATTTAAAGCAAGAGGCTGAAAAGGTTCAGCAAATAACTTATGTAGTTACTAATATTAGTGATAATACAAACTTATTAGCTTTAAATGCCTCTATAGAGGCGGCTAGAGCAGGTGAATCCGGTAGGGGTTTCGCTATAGTTGCTGATGAGGTTAAGAAGCTAGCAGAACAATCTTCACAATCAGCAGGGGAGATAGAAATTATTATTAATAGTATTATGGAAAAAGTAAATAATATCACAGAGGAAATTGAAAATGAGGTAGGTAGATCTAAGGAAAATATTACAACAATAAACCAGAGTAAAAATCAACTAGGTCATATTTTACAATCTACGGAAAATACATATAATGCAGTTGAGAGTATATATAACTTAGCTGAGGAAGAAGTAAAGATAATACAAATATTTAATGAAGCAATAGAAAAAATTACATTAGCTGCTGAAAGGTCAACCTCTTTTGCTCAGGAAGCTGCAGCTTCTGTACAGGAGGAAACAGCCTCGGCGCAAATGATGTTTGAATCTATTAAAAAACTTGGATTAATGACTAGTGACATTCAGACTATTATTAATGGTTTTGTAAAAGAATTTATTATGGATGGACGTATGAAAAGCCTAGTTAATAATGGTATTGAAGTGTTAAAGGATACCAGCCAAAATAAAAAGCTACATGATATGAATGAATTTGTTTCATGTGAAATACTACTTATAGAGATGAAAAAACATAATTTCTTTGAGCTTTTAGCTGTAATGAATAATACAGGAGATAGCAAAGCTATTATTCTTAGGGATTCAAACCATAGCGATGAAGAAATAAAGGGAAATTATGCACATAGACCTTATTTCCAAGAAGCTATTAAAGGAGAAACTTTTATTTCGGAGCCTTATATTTCTTTGTCTTCTAACACATATTGTGTTACCATAGCTGTACCTGTTATAAATGAGCAAGGTAATATAGTAGGAATTATAATGGGAGATTTATCTTTAGAATAA